Proteins co-encoded in one Aquincola tertiaricarbonis genomic window:
- the mdtD gene encoding multidrug transporter subunit MdtD, whose product MLDTRTRRLLPWLAAVAFFMQTLDATILNTALPSMARSLGESPLRMQSVVVAYMLTTALLIPASGWLADRFGTRRVFLSAIGLFSLGSLFCALAPTLPTLVAGRVVQGLGGALMLPVGRLAILRSFPRAELLKTLAFVSIPGLFGPLVGPPLGGWLVEVASWHWVFLINLPVGLLGLVLTTRYMPDLRAPERPRFDGRGFILFSLGLMMVSLALQGLGERAFSTAVSVLLLVAGLAAMCGYWLHAARADHPLFGLQLFRIPTFAVGIAGNLFSRLGSGAMPFLTPLFLQVGLGYSPSTAGLSMVPTVAGAMVAKRFAERLINRFGYRQVLVVNTLLLGSLIAGFSLIGRGTPHALILLHLALFGVVNSLQFTAMNTLSLSDLDDRNASSGNSLLSVVMQLSMSLGVAAAASLLLAFNPQALEGEALMPAFHRTYLCVGALSVMASWIFFQLGRHERPSGPASQEVEA is encoded by the coding sequence GTGCTTGATACCCGCACACGCCGACTGCTGCCCTGGCTGGCCGCGGTCGCGTTCTTCATGCAGACCCTGGATGCCACCATCCTGAACACCGCGCTGCCCAGCATGGCGCGCAGCCTGGGCGAGAGCCCGCTGCGCATGCAGTCGGTGGTGGTGGCCTACATGCTTACCACCGCGCTGCTGATCCCGGCCTCGGGCTGGCTGGCCGACCGCTTCGGCACGCGGCGGGTGTTCCTGTCGGCCATCGGGCTGTTCTCGCTGGGCTCGCTCTTCTGCGCGCTGGCGCCCACGCTGCCCACGCTGGTGGCCGGGCGGGTGGTGCAGGGCCTGGGCGGCGCGCTGATGCTGCCGGTGGGCCGGCTGGCCATCCTGCGCAGCTTTCCGCGGGCCGAGCTGCTGAAGACGCTGGCCTTCGTCTCCATCCCCGGGCTGTTCGGGCCGCTGGTGGGTCCGCCGCTGGGCGGCTGGCTGGTGGAAGTGGCCAGCTGGCACTGGGTGTTCCTGATCAACCTGCCGGTGGGCCTGCTGGGCCTGGTGCTGACCACCCGCTACATGCCCGACCTGCGCGCACCCGAGCGGCCGCGCTTCGACGGCCGCGGCTTCATCCTGTTCTCGCTGGGCCTGATGATGGTGTCGCTGGCGCTACAGGGTCTGGGCGAGCGGGCCTTCAGCACCGCGGTGTCGGTGCTGCTGCTGGTGGCCGGCCTGGCGGCCATGTGCGGCTACTGGCTGCATGCGGCACGCGCCGACCACCCGCTGTTCGGGCTGCAGCTGTTCCGCATCCCCACCTTCGCGGTGGGCATCGCCGGCAATCTGTTCAGCCGGCTGGGCAGCGGGGCGATGCCTTTTCTCACGCCGCTGTTCCTGCAGGTGGGTCTGGGCTATTCGCCCTCGACCGCGGGGCTGAGCATGGTGCCCACGGTGGCTGGGGCCATGGTGGCCAAGCGTTTTGCCGAGCGGCTGATCAACCGCTTCGGCTACCGGCAGGTGCTGGTGGTCAACACCTTGCTGCTGGGCAGTCTGATCGCCGGCTTCTCCCTCATCGGGCGCGGTACGCCGCATGCGCTCATCCTGCTGCACCTGGCGCTGTTCGGCGTCGTCAACTCGCTGCAGTTCACCGCGATGAACACGCTGAGCCTGAGCGACCTGGACGACCGCAACGCCAGCAGCGGCAACAGCCTGCTATCGGTGGTGATGCAGCTGTCGATGAGCCTGGGCGTGGCCGCCGCCGCCAGCCTGCTGCTGGCCTTCAATCCGCAGGCGCTGGAAGGCGAGGCACTGATGCCGGCCTTCCACCGCACCTACCTGTGCGTGGGCGCGCTGTCGGTGATGGCCTCGTGGATCTTTTTCCAGCTGGGCCGGCACGAGCGGCCCAGCGGCCCGGCCTCGCAGGAGGTGGAGGCGTGA
- a CDS encoding extracellular catalytic domain type 2 short-chain-length polyhydroxyalkanoate depolymerase, whose protein sequence is MLHRNNLIAPLPARWRRLAWLACLLACLVLAAQAAQAADELPVLHADADRTTVSGLSSGGFMAVQYGVAFSASVRGVGVIAGGPYLCAWLPGNGGVEGCMSGTPLGSASWGAALVQSALGQADPAAGVAAQRIYLFSGTHDETVKPPVMAATRDFYVAAGVPPTRLQWVGRLPAGHAFLAPDFGGACGSNGPPYIERCTVRGQPYDQPKAVLQHLQGRLRPAAEPLSATVRPFDQRAFGNEASGLDATGFVYVPQACQPQGRGCAVHVVFHGCRQGAAVVGSDVYKSAGYNRWADSNRLVVLYPQAVATQVPFNPKGCWDWWGYTSPVFATRSGVQLSAIRAMVERLTQP, encoded by the coding sequence ATGCTGCACCGCAACAACCTGATCGCTCCCCTGCCGGCGCGCTGGCGGCGCCTGGCCTGGCTGGCGTGTCTGCTGGCGTGCCTGGTGCTGGCCGCACAAGCCGCTCAGGCCGCCGACGAGCTGCCGGTGCTGCATGCCGATGCCGACCGCACCACCGTCTCCGGCCTGTCGTCGGGCGGCTTCATGGCCGTGCAGTACGGCGTGGCGTTCTCGGCCAGCGTGCGGGGTGTCGGCGTCATCGCAGGCGGGCCCTACCTGTGTGCCTGGTTGCCGGGCAACGGCGGCGTCGAAGGCTGCATGAGCGGCACGCCGCTGGGCAGTGCCTCCTGGGGCGCAGCACTGGTGCAGTCCGCGCTGGGCCAGGCAGACCCGGCCGCCGGGGTGGCTGCGCAGCGCATCTACCTGTTCAGCGGCACGCATGACGAGACGGTGAAGCCGCCGGTGATGGCGGCCACCCGCGATTTCTACGTCGCGGCCGGCGTGCCGCCCACGCGGCTGCAATGGGTGGGCCGGCTGCCCGCGGGCCATGCCTTCCTGGCGCCCGACTTCGGCGGCGCCTGCGGCAGCAACGGCCCGCCCTACATCGAGCGCTGCACCGTGCGCGGCCAGCCCTACGACCAGCCGAAGGCCGTGCTGCAGCACCTGCAGGGCCGGCTGCGGCCCGCGGCCGAGCCGCTGTCGGCCACGGTGCGGCCCTTCGACCAGCGCGCCTTCGGCAACGAGGCCAGCGGGCTCGATGCCACCGGCTTCGTCTACGTGCCGCAGGCCTGCCAGCCGCAGGGCCGCGGCTGCGCGGTGCACGTGGTGTTCCACGGCTGCCGTCAGGGCGCCGCCGTGGTGGGCAGCGACGTCTACAAGTCGGCGGGCTACAACCGCTGGGCCGACAGCAACCGCCTGGTCGTGCTGTACCCGCAGGCGGTGGCCACCCAGGTGCCCTTCAACCCCAAGGGCTGCTGGGACTGGTGGGGCTACACCAGCCCGGTGTTCGCCACCCGCAGCGGCGTGCAGCTGTCGGCCATCCGCGCAATGGTGGAGCGGCTCACGCAGCCTTGA